The Sulfitobacter sp. OXR-159 genome has a window encoding:
- a CDS encoding dTDP-4-dehydrorhamnose 3,5-epimerase family protein: MVLARRQREVVKGNAIVEVIQTGVPEAPFSKPAKFGVARGFFSDSWNRKILAEHGIALDFAQDNHSLSAAMGAVRGWHSQAPRLGAERDALNIVADQIGRLTGAAEIAAACDTIARRSIDYPAKKQHRSFLRRTGCQLGRFRSRNFRGDGVGLHGNGHRLFRSFDPAQRSLKSRLDCCATQPVFGIPRSDWREPLTDILTDLGGRS, from the coding sequence ATGGTGCTTGCTAGGAGACAACGAGAAGTCGTCAAGGGGAACGCTATTGTGGAAGTTATCCAAACCGGCGTGCCAGAAGCTCCCTTTTCAAAGCCCGCAAAATTCGGGGTTGCACGAGGGTTCTTTTCAGACAGCTGGAACCGCAAGATACTGGCGGAACATGGAATCGCTTTAGATTTCGCGCAGGACAATCATTCGCTCTCTGCCGCCATGGGAGCAGTACGTGGGTGGCATTCTCAGGCCCCGCGTCTCGGGGCAGAGCGAGACGCCCTCAACATTGTCGCCGACCAGATTGGCCGCCTCACCGGCGCTGCCGAGATTGCGGCGGCCTGTGATACCATTGCGCGACGGTCGATAGACTATCCGGCCAAAAAGCAGCACCGATCATTTCTCCGGCGCACCGGATGTCAGCTGGGCCGATTTCGCTCGAGAAATTTTCGGGGAGACGGGGTTGGATTGCATGGAAACGGGCATCGTCTCTTCCGATCATTCGATCCCGCCCAAAGGTCGCTAAAGTCTCGTCTGGATTGTTGCGCCACACAGCCGGTTTTCGGCATCCCACGCTCCGACTGGCGTGAGCCGCTTACAGATATACTTACAGACCTTGGAGGCCGATCATGA
- the rfbA gene encoding glucose-1-phosphate thymidylyltransferase RfbA: MSKRKGIILAGGSGTRLYPITMGISKQLLPIYDKPMIYYPLSVLMLGGIRDIAMITTPQDQEQFIRTLGDGSQWGIKLTYIVQESPDGLAQAYLLAEDFLAGAPSAMVLGDNIFFGHGLPDMLTAADARIEGSTVFGYHVSDPKRYGVVGFDANGIAREIIEKPDVPPSKYAVTGLYFLDGDAPKHAAEVQPSARGELEITSLLEMYLQAGKLQVERMGRGYVWLDTGTHGSLLDAGNFVRTLTERQGLQTGCLEEIAFKNGWISQEALAERAEMFTKNDYGSYLATLK; this comes from the coding sequence ATGAGTAAACGCAAAGGCATCATTCTCGCTGGAGGGTCTGGTACAAGGCTCTACCCGATCACTATGGGAATTTCGAAGCAACTCCTGCCGATCTACGACAAGCCGATGATTTACTACCCGCTGTCGGTCCTCATGCTCGGGGGCATCCGTGACATCGCCATGATCACTACGCCGCAGGATCAAGAGCAGTTCATCCGAACGCTCGGCGATGGCAGCCAGTGGGGGATCAAACTGACCTACATCGTGCAGGAGAGCCCCGACGGTTTAGCGCAAGCCTATCTGCTGGCTGAAGACTTTCTGGCCGGTGCGCCTTCTGCAATGGTGCTCGGCGACAACATCTTTTTCGGCCACGGGCTGCCTGACATGCTGACCGCCGCAGATGCGCGCATCGAAGGGAGCACGGTGTTTGGCTATCACGTCTCTGACCCAAAACGTTACGGGGTCGTCGGCTTTGACGCTAATGGCATAGCCCGAGAGATCATCGAAAAACCCGATGTGCCGCCCTCGAAGTACGCTGTGACGGGTCTCTATTTCCTTGACGGCGATGCCCCGAAACATGCAGCAGAGGTTCAGCCATCAGCGCGCGGCGAATTGGAGATCACTTCGCTGCTTGAGATGTATCTACAGGCGGGCAAACTGCAGGTCGAACGCATGGGGCGCGGCTATGTTTGGCTGGATACCGGCACCCATGGCAGCCTGTTGGACGCGGGAAATTTCGTCCGTACGTTGACCGAACGACAGGGTTTGCAAACCGGTTGTCTGGAAGAGATCGCCTTTAAAAATGGGTGGATCAGCCAAGAGGCCCTCGCAGAGCGCGCCGAGATGTTCACTAAGAATGACTATGGCAGCTATCTTGCCACGTTGAAGTAA
- a CDS encoding SDR family oxidoreductase, whose product MDLELNGKRALVLGANRGLSMAIAKSLAAEGATVFAAARSRDKIADWAQGMENVHPFECDLSDLAQVDALADQLLSDGGADITVNNGGGPPPGTAQAAERGQWLAHFEAMAANLFHLNTRLLPEMKARGWGRIISITFSGVEQPIPNLALSNGIRSAVVGWSKMLANEVAGNGITVNVVMPGRIHTQRVDELDAAAAKRTDSDVAEVAARSRATIPVGRYGKPEEFADVVTFLASGRAGYVTGSRIRIDGGAIKGV is encoded by the coding sequence ATGGATCTCGAACTCAACGGCAAACGCGCGCTTGTGCTGGGGGCCAACCGGGGCCTCAGCATGGCGATTGCCAAGTCTCTGGCCGCCGAGGGCGCGACCGTCTTTGCCGCCGCGCGCAGCCGCGACAAGATCGCCGACTGGGCGCAAGGCATGGAGAACGTCCACCCCTTTGAATGCGACCTGTCGGACCTTGCCCAGGTCGACGCACTGGCCGATCAGCTGCTGTCGGACGGTGGCGCGGACATTACGGTCAACAACGGCGGCGGCCCGCCCCCGGGCACTGCTCAGGCGGCCGAGCGCGGCCAGTGGCTTGCGCATTTCGAGGCGATGGCGGCCAACCTGTTTCACCTCAACACACGGCTCCTGCCCGAGATGAAGGCACGCGGCTGGGGCCGGATCATCTCGATCACCTTCTCGGGGGTGGAGCAGCCGATCCCGAACCTTGCGCTCAGCAACGGCATCCGCTCGGCGGTGGTGGGCTGGTCGAAGATGCTGGCCAACGAGGTCGCGGGCAACGGGATCACCGTCAACGTGGTCATGCCCGGGCGCATCCACACGCAGCGGGTGGACGAGCTCGACGCCGCCGCGGCAAAGCGCACCGACAGCGACGTAGCCGAGGTGGCCGCCAGGTCCCGCGCCACGATCCCGGTGGGCCGCTACGGCAAACCAGAAGAATTTGCCGATGTAGTCACCTTCCTCGCCTCGGGGCGGGCAGGCTACGTCACCGGGTCGCGCATCCGCATTGACGGCGGCGCGATTAAAGGAGTTTGA
- a CDS encoding amidohydrolase family protein codes for MTATAPARAFGLDGKGAIAEGFDADLAIWDPEASYTYGADDLHDNTGYNPFEGTTVKGMPRHVLSRGELLVRDRALVAEAPRGRWLPMRAG; via the coding sequence GTGACCGCCACCGCGCCTGCGCGAGCCTTTGGTCTGGATGGCAAAGGCGCGATTGCCGAAGGCTTCGATGCTGATCTAGCGATTTGGGATCCTGAAGCTTCTTACACCTACGGCGCCGATGATCTGCATGACAACACCGGGTACAATCCCTTCGAAGGCACTACCGTCAAAGGCATGCCGCGCCATGTGCTCTCTCGGGGTGAGCTATTGGTCAGGGATCGTGCGCTGGTTGCCGAAGCGCCGCGCGGGCGTTGGTTGCCGATGCGGGCGGGATAA
- a CDS encoding C4-dicarboxylate TRAP transporter substrate-binding protein: MKLNTSILALAVCGLGTAAAAQNANHFFAERHSMVRGPYVEFAERVAAETNGEVNLTVFAGGSLLPPAASLQGVRDGVAQVTYHAGTYTPSELPVANLIGNFAFYNTDPMVMAFASTEFGLTNEAALAEWKENGVVFGGGYSTSEYYMMCNTPVATYEDIQGKRLRMAGGAWSRFAEHVGAVPVSIPSSEMYTGLDTGSLDCAVAAADALDSFSLSDVVTHLNMLAVGNYYAGFEWGYNPTFWQGLSQESRDVLFDQMAYYLAQHRVEFDKDVDKAVSAAKEGGMEIFEPDQALKDALAEFVKADEAVLIENAKSRGIENPEALLEDYKRIVDRWAELLADVDHTDTDALAALAKSEIYDKLDRANYGMN; encoded by the coding sequence ATGAAACTCAACACATCCATACTGGCCCTCGCGGTCTGCGGCCTCGGCACTGCGGCCGCAGCCCAGAACGCGAACCACTTCTTTGCGGAACGCCATTCGATGGTGCGCGGTCCTTACGTGGAATTTGCCGAACGTGTGGCCGCAGAAACCAATGGGGAGGTGAATCTCACCGTCTTCGCTGGCGGCTCCTTGCTGCCGCCGGCCGCTTCACTGCAAGGCGTGCGCGATGGTGTGGCACAGGTGACATATCACGCCGGCACCTATACGCCGTCCGAACTGCCTGTCGCGAACCTGATCGGCAACTTCGCCTTCTACAACACCGACCCGATGGTCATGGCTTTCGCCTCGACCGAGTTTGGCCTCACCAACGAAGCCGCCTTGGCCGAGTGGAAAGAGAATGGCGTGGTCTTCGGTGGAGGATACTCGACCTCTGAATATTACATGATGTGCAACACGCCCGTCGCCACCTATGAGGATATCCAAGGTAAACGCCTGCGCATGGCCGGGGGCGCCTGGTCGCGTTTTGCCGAACATGTGGGCGCCGTGCCCGTGTCGATCCCCTCAAGCGAGATGTACACCGGCCTCGATACAGGCTCGCTCGATTGCGCCGTGGCGGCCGCTGACGCGCTCGATTCCTTTTCGCTTTCCGATGTGGTGACCCATCTGAACATGCTGGCTGTGGGGAACTATTATGCGGGCTTTGAATGGGGCTATAACCCGACGTTCTGGCAGGGTCTGTCGCAAGAATCGCGCGACGTTTTGTTTGACCAAATGGCCTATTATTTGGCGCAGCACCGGGTTGAGTTCGACAAGGACGTCGACAAAGCGGTATCTGCTGCGAAAGAAGGCGGTATGGAAATTTTCGAGCCCGACCAAGCCCTTAAAGACGCGCTGGCGGAATTCGTCAAAGCGGACGAAGCCGTGCTGATCGAAAACGCCAAAAGCCGCGGGATCGAGAACCCGGAGGCTCTGCTGGAAGACTATAAGCGCATTGTGGACCGCTGGGCCGAACTGCTGGCCGATGTGGATCACACCGATACCGACGCGCTCGCGGCTCTGGCAAAAAGCGAGATCTATGACAAGCTGGACCGTGCAAACTACGGCATGAACTAA
- a CDS encoding TRAP transporter large permease — protein MSNLVIGWIGVGALFGLLAFRMSIGTALMAVSFVGITVMFNLQAAFGIVSAMPFNLIGDWSLTAIPMFLFMGFIAANTGLTAGAFDLLRVMLARVPGGLASASVGACGLFAAASGSSIATTAAMSKIAVPEMLRAKYHPSLATGVVAASGTLGSLIPPSILMVLYGIFTEQSIGQLFIAGVIPGVLSAFVYMAMITVRATVTPQLAPPVVERIDRAQVLGLLWSVWPFPVLVLGVLGGIFGGFFTPTEAGAVGAFLAATVALLRRSLTRKALAEAIRQTTLATSSIFFLSIGAVMFTRFMGLSGVPRALTDMMLSVSDNQIVIILMIAALFVILGMVIDSIGLILLTLPILLPVLEAADINLIWFGIICIKLLEIGLVTPPVGLNLYVLHSALSGEVKLRDIISGTTWFIAMDIVTLFILIAFPAISLFLPSLMAQ, from the coding sequence ATGAGCAATCTTGTTATCGGCTGGATCGGTGTGGGCGCGCTGTTCGGCCTGCTGGCCTTTCGGATGTCCATCGGGACCGCCCTTATGGCGGTATCTTTCGTGGGCATTACCGTGATGTTCAACCTACAAGCCGCGTTCGGCATCGTCAGCGCCATGCCCTTCAACTTGATCGGAGACTGGTCACTGACGGCAATCCCGATGTTTCTCTTCATGGGGTTCATCGCCGCCAATACCGGGCTGACGGCGGGCGCGTTCGATTTGCTGCGCGTGATGCTGGCGCGGGTGCCGGGTGGACTGGCTTCGGCCAGTGTTGGCGCTTGCGGGCTCTTCGCGGCCGCTTCTGGCTCTTCCATCGCGACGACCGCTGCAATGTCGAAAATTGCCGTGCCTGAAATGCTAAGGGCGAAATACCACCCCTCGCTGGCCACCGGCGTGGTCGCGGCTTCGGGCACGCTTGGCTCTCTCATTCCGCCGTCGATCCTCATGGTGCTCTACGGCATTTTCACCGAGCAATCGATCGGCCAGCTCTTCATCGCGGGCGTCATTCCCGGTGTACTCTCAGCTTTCGTATATATGGCGATGATCACCGTTCGCGCCACGGTCACGCCCCAGCTGGCCCCGCCCGTGGTCGAACGGATCGACCGGGCGCAAGTGCTGGGCCTGCTATGGTCCGTTTGGCCATTTCCTGTGCTGGTGCTCGGCGTCTTGGGTGGCATCTTCGGCGGTTTCTTCACCCCGACTGAGGCCGGCGCCGTGGGCGCGTTCCTTGCCGCGACGGTTGCTTTGCTGCGCCGCTCGCTGACCCGCAAAGCGCTGGCCGAGGCGATCCGCCAGACGACGCTGGCGACCTCTTCGATCTTCTTTCTCTCCATCGGCGCGGTGATGTTCACCCGTTTCATGGGGCTGTCGGGCGTACCGCGCGCCCTGACGGATATGATGCTGTCGGTTTCGGACAATCAGATCGTGATCATCCTGATGATTGCCGCGCTCTTCGTCATCTTGGGCATGGTCATCGACTCCATCGGTCTCATTCTGCTGACGCTACCGATCCTGCTACCGGTGCTTGAGGCCGCAGACATCAACCTCATTTGGTTCGGCATCATCTGCATCAAGCTTTTGGAGATCGGGCTGGTGACACCGCCGGTCGGCCTGAACCTCTATGTCCTGCACAGCGCGCTCTCTGGCGAGGTAAAGCTGCGCGACATCATCTCGGGCACGACATGGTTCATCGCCATGGACATCGTGACGCTTTTTATCCTGATTGCCTTTCCCGCGATCAGCCTGTTCCTGCCCTCACTCATGGCGCAGTAA
- a CDS encoding TRAP transporter small permease subunit, which translates to MLTLFNRLCSWLMFIGGFGVIAMMLNIVADVVAKLVWNAPIQGTVEMSSYYYMVALVMLPMAFVEMQDQQISVDLLFNHFPAWLQKLALLFSCLAAAAILAVMTWRTGLDAMRALRVGEVVMGGREVIVWPSRMVLPLGFGLASLAALLRGLLVLRGQPVTQSDLDGGMS; encoded by the coding sequence ATGCTGACGCTGTTCAACAGATTATGCTCTTGGCTGATGTTTATCGGCGGCTTCGGTGTCATCGCGATGATGCTGAACATCGTGGCCGATGTCGTCGCTAAACTGGTGTGGAACGCGCCGATCCAAGGCACTGTCGAGATGTCGTCCTACTACTATATGGTCGCGCTGGTCATGCTTCCGATGGCCTTTGTCGAGATGCAGGACCAGCAAATCTCCGTCGATCTGTTGTTCAATCACTTCCCCGCATGGCTTCAGAAACTCGCGTTGCTCTTTAGCTGCCTGGCCGCCGCCGCGATCTTGGCCGTAATGACATGGCGCACCGGGCTGGACGCCATGCGCGCCCTGCGTGTGGGCGAAGTCGTGATGGGCGGACGTGAAGTCATTGTTTGGCCTTCGCGTATGGTTTTGCCGCTCGGCTTCGGCCTTGCCAGTCTCGCCGCGTTGCTGCGGGGTCTGCTGGTGCTGCGCGGGCAGCCTGTCACCCAGTCCGACCTCGATGGGGGCATGTCATGA
- a CDS encoding LysR family transcriptional regulator, whose protein sequence is MNDGRKPTRLDLRHLRYALAVADAQGFRAAAEMLNIAQPAISKAVKDTEVDLGFRIFDRSGPRVIPTPEGVVFLDDARQTVAQFERTIRASRQNAAGARGHIIVGYSALATSRQISEALDAFHRSVPGVQVEMHVMSTDNMLKNLKSGAIDLGFLLSHPTVGAPGIDQMPVWSSRIGVVAPAGEAPSHVTELSEMPFVMGLRENWRSWRALLDSACDRAGLSPVVVDEAWDVQVILQRVAERRGVTLFPMTMAESLPAALELVPIAGLDAEATISMAWSIKADTGLLRQFRNHFPPLG, encoded by the coding sequence ATGAATGACGGCAGGAAACCCACAAGGCTCGACCTCCGACATCTGCGATACGCTTTGGCCGTGGCCGATGCCCAAGGCTTCCGCGCCGCAGCCGAGATGCTCAATATCGCGCAGCCGGCCATTTCGAAAGCCGTGAAAGACACTGAGGTGGATTTGGGGTTTCGGATATTCGATCGCAGCGGGCCGCGCGTGATCCCCACACCGGAAGGCGTCGTTTTCCTCGACGATGCGCGCCAGACGGTCGCGCAGTTCGAGCGGACAATCCGCGCTTCACGCCAGAATGCTGCCGGGGCCCGTGGGCATATCATCGTGGGCTATTCCGCCCTCGCCACCTCACGGCAAATCTCGGAAGCGCTGGATGCCTTCCACCGCAGCGTCCCCGGCGTGCAGGTCGAGATGCATGTCATGTCCACGGATAACATGCTGAAAAACTTGAAGTCCGGTGCGATCGACCTTGGATTTTTGCTCTCTCATCCCACCGTTGGCGCACCGGGGATCGACCAAATGCCCGTCTGGAGTTCGCGCATCGGTGTGGTCGCCCCCGCCGGCGAAGCCCCTTCGCACGTCACTGAGTTGTCAGAGATGCCCTTCGTCATGGGGCTGCGAGAAAACTGGCGCTCATGGCGCGCGCTGCTAGACAGCGCTTGCGATCGCGCGGGCCTTTCCCCCGTGGTGGTGGATGAGGCTTGGGACGTGCAGGTGATTTTGCAACGCGTGGCCGAACGCCGCGGGGTGACGCTTTTCCCCATGACCATGGCCGAGAGCCTGCCCGCAGCGTTAGAACTGGTGCCGATAGCAGGGCTAGATGCAGAGGCGACGATCTCGATGGCATGGAGCATCAAGGCAGATACCGGGCTGTTGCGTCAGTTCCGCAACCACTTCCCACCGCTTGGTTGA